A stretch of the Pseudomonas sp. ACM7 genome encodes the following:
- a CDS encoding ABC transporter substrate-binding protein, translating into MLKFFYSFLLMCGAVYGPGVRAESVLFLNPGATQEAFWVSYSQFMQAAATDLGIDLRILYSRRMPELTLAQARQALQGPERPDYLVFVNEQYVAPQIIRLAQGSGVKLFMVNASLTANQMSLLGERPERLGSLVPNDEEGGYLMLKELIRQHPPAAPGQVIELLAFSGLKITPSAQLREQGMMRALAEHPEVHLRQLVYSGWTRERAYEQAKLLFKRYPKVSLVWSANDEMAFGAMQAYSEAGGLPGKDALFSAVNTSPAALQATVDGRISVLLGGHFTLGGWALVELHDLEQGVDLTHYGGRDRRIPLLQLIDKAQAKRLLAMGESPDYGVNFRRLSAKGRPTSYRYPFNLQTLMR; encoded by the coding sequence ATGTTGAAGTTTTTCTACTCATTCCTGCTGATGTGCGGCGCGGTTTATGGACCCGGTGTGCGCGCGGAATCGGTGTTGTTCCTGAATCCCGGAGCCACTCAGGAAGCCTTCTGGGTCAGTTACTCGCAATTCATGCAGGCGGCAGCCACGGATCTGGGCATTGATCTGCGAATTCTCTATTCCCGGCGCATGCCGGAGCTCACGCTGGCGCAAGCCCGTCAGGCGCTGCAAGGCCCCGAGCGTCCGGACTATCTGGTTTTCGTCAACGAACAGTACGTCGCCCCACAGATCATTCGCCTGGCCCAGGGCAGCGGGGTGAAGCTGTTTATGGTCAACGCGTCCCTGACGGCCAATCAAATGAGCCTGCTGGGTGAGCGCCCTGAGCGCTTGGGCAGCCTGGTGCCCAACGACGAGGAGGGTGGCTACCTGATGCTCAAGGAACTGATTCGCCAGCATCCGCCCGCGGCGCCCGGTCAGGTCATCGAGTTGCTGGCGTTTTCCGGCCTGAAGATCACCCCTTCGGCGCAACTGCGCGAGCAAGGCATGATGCGGGCCTTGGCCGAACACCCGGAAGTGCACTTGCGCCAACTGGTTTACAGTGGCTGGACCCGGGAACGGGCGTATGAACAGGCCAAACTGCTGTTCAAGCGTTACCCGAAGGTCTCGCTGGTGTGGTCAGCCAATGACGAAATGGCGTTTGGCGCCATGCAGGCGTACTCGGAGGCGGGTGGGCTACCCGGCAAGGATGCGTTGTTCAGTGCGGTCAACACCTCGCCGGCGGCGTTGCAGGCGACGGTCGACGGACGCATCAGCGTGCTGTTGGGCGGGCACTTCACATTGGGCGGCTGGGCGCTGGTGGAGTTACATGATCTTGAGCAGGGCGTGGATCTCACCCATTACGGCGGCCGAGACCGGCGAATCCCGTTGTTGCAACTGATCGACAAGGCCCAGGCCAAGCGATTGCTGGCCATGGGAGAATCACCGGATTACGGCGTGAACTTCCGCCGTCTTTCAGCCAAGGGCCGGCCGACGTCGTATCGCTATCCGTTCAACCTGCAAACCTTGATGCGCTAA
- a CDS encoding DUF2970 domain-containing protein, translated as MDDPGDNKPPTFWQMLHSVIAAAFGVQSGKNRARDFTHGKPSHFVILGILFTAVFALTLYGIVQLVVHLAGV; from the coding sequence ATGGACGATCCAGGCGACAACAAGCCGCCCACTTTCTGGCAGATGCTGCACAGCGTCATAGCGGCAGCGTTCGGGGTGCAGAGCGGGAAGAACCGGGCGCGGGACTTCACTCACGGCAAGCCCAGTCATTTCGTGATTCTGGGGATTTTGTTCACCGCGGTGTTCGCATTGACGCTGTATGGCATCGTGCAACTGGTGGTGCACCTGGCCGGGGTTTAG
- a CDS encoding NEL-type E3 ubiquitin ligase domain-containing protein, giving the protein MSGIPSAQEKGLHNHFIKKKLHHRIRHLTPANIRALDRARTPGGLAENAMPDWFQKAPSDQRQTVRDDQKRSRTSNETLAKTLAGLKGVTEFAQPLLEAALQKKFGLKVDVAQTWLYEPFAGSLTTRQTLLQLALRNFEEDQAFDEGDVIAERGIRAAYLETQGGPYGWDYPEKGPSTRYRIKKLPIKPADFASLCRELDIGKQYQEHLTAMFDAADRAATVRTQTVDAWKDSLRVHAHIARLKSLITPSAYSTLLAVLNGDQSAALDGERVTCSQLHVLGSPVSELFVIGASRRKGKKVNFSWTNPGVNLFDVLGYQDSRIIVCIPGDPVAPVMEYASLKAFENDLSYRLRDVNYQRSFLRLIPHGDAGKFLGKIKTALQTLKWNPDFPYRKETLLGHMDGIYENVYRDEPALDISEEFFDTQLFGELYTRHQTRLKETAEQLAVPTAKVDHDAWYERLARYAEWGLNILNVAAFFVPGLGEVMMAVMAVQLTTDIYHGVEAWSIGDTDQAWSYLKSVAVNIAFMAAVGAVASKAPKVLSTPIVDGLVKVKLPFGSEQLWRPGLTPYLSDRVLPAGLKPDTLGQYEVGGKTYIRLEGNVYEKTFDPTLNKWRLKHPTAPDAYSPVLEHNGEGAWRHRFERPLEWDRATLLRRLGPVTDGIDAATLEKIADISGVNDGVLRKIHTDNLRLPSALSDTLRQFQIDRQLNDMIEQIRLDQSVPDSRYNDVLPQVINMPRWPQGRVIDVFDNASLSGASSRYGEASTPVKPNIRISREDVSAGKLPERVLAALDEEEIVRLLGGEGARVEAEREAVFRQQLGAQLSGNKTSLFDKLSQDSKATSREIQALQRTFPSLSTDAAQEVLANATAKERLHIKQTGRLPSSLLLKGRARARVTRLNKALAGLQLESMASSDSQRLALHSLEKLPGWPKNLRLEVRQGDCGGKLLDSIGSETAEQVKYLVKDGYQHHQANQFQAFDQQTNSLNSVPKEGDNFFSSVMHALPGDVRTQLGMPNVAQGAKLQKTLTTYAMGHRDQMMETLVPNAATPRFRPPVRLADGRVGYPLSGRGAGATVNSSLVSRLRDVYPNFSDEMAESMVIQLALDGMTETQIANFLNMRGREYEALTAQLEQWVHSGGQNTVRHQVAQNIKDVWQQRGIYDGDASVYLDVGAVDSLPELSGNFPNVSRLNMSVGGVLSQTPQAFVRQFPNARSLRLGIQDGVDRVQLAERLKALPSIRELRMAGPLGPQFTEAAQSVIDAMPQLQRLDVIGMADELDVSRLTQLHSLSVYGTTEAWPTGALQLPQLRSLDLTHSNVKTLPPEWLSGHESLWPGMKLNWARLSTEDFVKAYEYVHDNPAHLQDAGQMLDRYCQGTLHSALETSDELSKIALGRMKAEGFAGRALLARINALRQDGQVLRQQLEAWQQRTPRANGRQVNIRERESVARRIRECWRDGLRKRYGGTEEAQSSQPQAGPSTVRPWPVMPRQIISSNLDLSGWALGDLPELPALSATNFAHVQTLQMSGVVASSEDFSRFLSGFTDIRGLDLSGNQLQDLPSALGNLGKLSDLQLSRNHLTITPSMQQRLNRLSALESLDLRYNRLDSLDVSAMTRLKTLRVGHTAIKDWPKGALDLSGLDRLELNNSEITTIPEAALTGHDALRIDMIGCRLTAKARTDLLASTSSENPMGISRASLQAGITMGEPEYFPVLVAQNPDLLLPLPVVPGNDLTRLTPQARLKRLDPDLPGADAIQMIDELTLRHGGAGPLYEQLAKWDRQHQALTKTLNTWIETPPQQMGESSVWIAATERRQAADRIMACWRQNLRGAQAVESASGGYILDLSDNPLGNLPALPADFAHVGALNLNNVYLREEGLSDFLGAFTHVHTLALNANALSALPESVTSLNSLKRLSAVNNRLSNAPQLQRQLAGLSNLESLNLAENWLESLDVSPLTRLQALDLSGNRLVMWPQGALQLPSLSALDLRDNMIESIPPLLMADERRVLRAGTNLASNETLDAASLLMLRNQVQAGEQIVGWTPEEIDEALEPFNRSSDSGGFTDSDSDDSIASDVEVDMDEVTGTGARERWIALSAADSEELIRIWNDFEQAQNNRFFFNLLSKMEGTTDFLTGRADLVRRVHTVLRVADSDAGLRDTIFEMARSGATCVDGQILLFSDIEVKAFEFETAKSISPGQQGNVLFRLGRSLFRLGKVEEIANRDIVQRQAQRRSTDPAEVRLAYRIGLAERLELPGQPRGMRYSGNVSSAMLDAAHAEVIAAEQSSAFLDDLVGRKYWSDYLKDKYPERFAQVREGFAAREHDVDEAYPNYGEGAQEQYKTAMQAIEADLLFEQGKLVRELSEKERTLVGL; this is encoded by the coding sequence ATGAGTGGAATCCCATCGGCCCAGGAAAAGGGCCTTCACAACCATTTCATCAAAAAAAAGCTGCACCATCGGATACGCCACCTGACCCCGGCAAACATCCGGGCCCTGGATCGGGCGAGAACACCAGGAGGCCTGGCCGAAAATGCCATGCCGGACTGGTTTCAGAAGGCCCCCAGCGACCAACGGCAAACTGTACGGGACGACCAGAAGCGCAGTCGAACCTCCAACGAAACCCTGGCCAAAACACTCGCCGGGCTCAAAGGGGTCACCGAATTCGCGCAACCGTTGCTCGAAGCGGCGTTGCAAAAAAAGTTCGGGTTGAAAGTTGATGTTGCGCAGACCTGGCTCTACGAGCCCTTTGCAGGCTCGCTGACCACTCGCCAGACCCTGCTGCAATTGGCACTGCGCAATTTTGAAGAAGACCAGGCGTTTGATGAAGGTGACGTCATTGCTGAACGAGGTATACGGGCTGCCTATCTGGAAACTCAAGGAGGACCTTACGGTTGGGACTATCCGGAAAAGGGCCCTTCAACGCGCTACAGGATCAAGAAGCTACCGATAAAACCCGCCGATTTCGCCTCGCTATGCCGTGAACTGGATATCGGCAAGCAGTATCAGGAACACCTGACGGCGATGTTTGACGCCGCGGACAGGGCGGCCACCGTGCGTACCCAAACGGTCGACGCGTGGAAGGACAGTCTGCGGGTGCATGCCCATATCGCCCGCCTCAAATCGCTGATCACGCCATCGGCCTACAGCACATTGCTGGCCGTGCTCAACGGCGACCAATCGGCAGCACTGGACGGTGAGCGCGTCACTTGCAGTCAGTTACATGTGCTGGGGTCGCCTGTCAGTGAGCTGTTTGTCATTGGCGCAAGCCGGCGCAAAGGTAAAAAGGTCAACTTCAGCTGGACCAATCCCGGTGTAAACCTGTTTGACGTACTGGGTTACCAGGACTCGCGGATCATCGTCTGTATTCCGGGTGATCCGGTGGCGCCGGTCATGGAATATGCCTCGCTCAAGGCCTTTGAAAATGACCTGAGCTACAGGCTGCGCGATGTGAATTACCAGCGCTCTTTCCTCAGGCTCATCCCCCACGGTGATGCGGGCAAGTTCCTCGGCAAGATCAAGACTGCTCTGCAAACACTCAAATGGAACCCGGATTTCCCATACCGTAAAGAGACCCTCTTGGGGCACATGGACGGAATCTACGAAAATGTTTACCGGGACGAGCCGGCTCTTGATATCAGTGAAGAATTTTTTGACACGCAGCTGTTCGGCGAGCTGTACACGCGGCACCAGACGCGCCTCAAGGAGACTGCCGAGCAACTGGCGGTGCCGACGGCCAAGGTCGATCATGACGCCTGGTATGAACGACTCGCCCGCTATGCCGAGTGGGGACTGAACATACTCAACGTGGCCGCATTTTTTGTGCCCGGCCTGGGCGAGGTAATGATGGCCGTGATGGCTGTGCAACTGACCACAGACATTTATCACGGGGTTGAAGCCTGGAGCATCGGGGACACGGATCAGGCCTGGAGCTATTTGAAGTCAGTGGCCGTGAACATCGCATTCATGGCGGCTGTCGGCGCGGTTGCCAGTAAAGCGCCGAAAGTGCTGTCCACACCCATCGTTGATGGCCTGGTCAAGGTCAAATTGCCGTTTGGCAGCGAACAGTTGTGGCGGCCTGGCTTGACGCCTTACCTGAGCGACAGGGTCTTGCCGGCGGGGCTCAAGCCCGACACGCTTGGGCAGTATGAAGTGGGCGGCAAGACCTATATCAGGCTCGAAGGTAATGTCTACGAAAAAACCTTCGACCCCACGCTGAACAAATGGCGTCTCAAACACCCGACGGCCCCGGACGCTTACTCCCCCGTTCTTGAACACAATGGTGAGGGCGCGTGGCGTCATCGTTTCGAGCGCCCGCTGGAGTGGGATCGTGCCACCTTGTTACGACGTCTTGGGCCGGTCACCGACGGTATTGACGCGGCGACGCTGGAGAAAATCGCCGATATCAGCGGCGTTAACGACGGCGTGCTGCGCAAGATCCATACGGATAACCTGCGCTTGCCATCAGCGTTATCCGACACGTTGCGGCAGTTTCAAATCGACCGTCAGCTTAATGACATGATTGAACAGATTCGTCTCGATCAGTCGGTGCCGGACAGCCGCTACAACGACGTCTTGCCGCAAGTGATCAATATGCCGCGCTGGCCGCAGGGGCGGGTGATCGACGTGTTCGACAATGCAAGCCTGAGCGGTGCTTCGTCCCGCTACGGTGAGGCGTCGACACCCGTGAAGCCGAACATCAGGATTTCCCGTGAGGATGTGTCTGCCGGGAAATTGCCCGAACGAGTGCTTGCGGCACTGGATGAGGAAGAAATTGTTCGCTTGCTGGGGGGGGAAGGTGCGCGGGTCGAGGCAGAGCGTGAAGCGGTTTTTCGACAACAGCTTGGCGCCCAGCTTTCGGGCAACAAAACCTCATTGTTCGACAAACTCAGCCAGGACTCCAAGGCAACATCGCGTGAAATTCAGGCGCTGCAACGTACTTTCCCCAGTCTATCGACGGACGCGGCGCAAGAAGTCCTGGCCAATGCCACAGCCAAGGAGCGGCTGCACATCAAACAAACCGGCCGACTCCCGAGCAGTCTGTTGCTCAAGGGGCGTGCGCGCGCCCGGGTGACTCGGCTGAACAAGGCCCTGGCCGGATTGCAGCTGGAGAGCATGGCGTCATCCGACAGCCAGCGCCTGGCGCTGCACAGCCTGGAAAAACTCCCCGGCTGGCCGAAAAACCTGCGCCTGGAAGTTCGTCAGGGCGATTGCGGTGGAAAACTGCTCGACAGCATCGGTAGCGAGACGGCCGAGCAAGTCAAATACCTGGTCAAGGACGGCTATCAGCATCATCAAGCCAACCAGTTCCAGGCCTTCGACCAGCAAACAAACTCGTTGAACAGCGTGCCCAAAGAAGGCGACAACTTTTTCTCTTCGGTCATGCATGCGTTGCCGGGCGACGTCCGCACTCAGTTGGGCATGCCCAATGTGGCGCAGGGTGCCAAGTTACAAAAGACATTGACCACCTATGCCATGGGCCACCGTGACCAGATGATGGAAACCCTCGTGCCCAATGCCGCCACGCCACGATTCCGTCCGCCGGTGCGACTGGCCGACGGCAGGGTCGGCTACCCATTGAGTGGGCGAGGTGCCGGGGCAACGGTGAATTCCTCGTTGGTCTCCAGGTTGCGGGATGTCTATCCGAACTTCTCCGATGAGATGGCGGAATCGATGGTCATCCAGCTTGCGCTGGATGGCATGACCGAAACGCAGATCGCCAATTTTCTGAACATGCGGGGCCGGGAATACGAGGCGCTGACGGCGCAGCTCGAACAATGGGTACACAGCGGCGGCCAGAATACTGTCCGCCATCAAGTCGCACAAAACATTAAAGACGTCTGGCAGCAGAGGGGTATTTACGATGGCGATGCCAGTGTTTATCTGGACGTGGGCGCTGTAGACAGCTTGCCGGAACTGTCCGGCAACTTTCCCAACGTAAGTCGTCTGAATATGAGCGTTGGTGGAGTATTGAGTCAGACACCGCAAGCCTTTGTGCGCCAGTTCCCCAACGCCCGGTCGCTAAGGTTGGGGATCCAGGATGGCGTCGATAGGGTTCAACTGGCCGAGAGGCTAAAGGCACTGCCGAGTATTCGTGAACTGCGGATGGCAGGGCCGCTGGGTCCGCAATTCACTGAAGCTGCCCAATCGGTGATAGACGCGATGCCACAACTGCAACGATTGGACGTGATCGGCATGGCGGACGAGCTGGATGTCAGTCGCCTGACTCAACTGCATTCGTTGAGCGTGTACGGAACGACAGAGGCCTGGCCGACGGGCGCTCTGCAATTGCCGCAGCTCAGGTCGCTGGATCTCACCCACTCAAACGTCAAGACACTTCCCCCTGAATGGCTATCCGGTCATGAATCACTGTGGCCTGGCATGAAACTCAACTGGGCCAGGCTGAGCACTGAGGACTTCGTGAAGGCATACGAGTATGTGCACGACAATCCTGCGCATTTGCAGGATGCCGGGCAAATGCTGGATCGTTATTGCCAAGGCACGCTACACAGCGCCCTGGAGACAAGCGACGAGCTTTCGAAGATTGCCCTTGGGCGAATGAAGGCTGAGGGGTTTGCAGGGCGGGCGTTGCTGGCACGGATCAATGCACTGCGCCAGGATGGACAGGTATTGCGACAGCAACTGGAGGCGTGGCAACAGCGAACACCAAGAGCCAATGGCCGGCAAGTCAACATTCGGGAACGAGAATCCGTTGCCCGGCGAATCCGTGAGTGCTGGCGTGATGGTCTGCGTAAACGCTATGGCGGTACGGAGGAGGCACAATCTTCGCAACCTCAGGCCGGACCTTCAACGGTGCGGCCATGGCCTGTCATGCCGCGACAAATCATTTCATCGAATCTTGATTTGTCCGGCTGGGCGCTGGGCGATCTGCCTGAACTGCCAGCGCTGTCAGCAACGAATTTTGCCCATGTGCAAACCCTGCAAATGTCGGGTGTGGTGGCCTCATCCGAGGATTTCAGTCGTTTTTTGAGCGGCTTCACCGACATTCGCGGGTTGGATCTGAGTGGCAATCAACTGCAGGATCTTCCGTCGGCATTGGGCAACCTCGGAAAACTCAGTGATCTGCAGCTGAGCCGAAATCACCTGACAATTACCCCGAGTATGCAGCAACGCTTGAACCGGTTGTCTGCCCTTGAAAGCCTGGACTTGCGCTATAACCGGCTCGATTCGCTGGATGTCAGCGCCATGACCCGCTTGAAGACCCTGCGTGTGGGTCATACCGCCATTAAAGACTGGCCAAAAGGTGCGTTGGACTTGTCCGGCCTCGACAGGCTCGAGTTGAACAACAGCGAGATCACGACGATTCCTGAGGCTGCCCTGACCGGCCATGACGCTCTAAGGATCGATATGATTGGCTGTCGGTTGACGGCCAAGGCCCGCACCGATTTGCTGGCGAGTACTTCTTCCGAAAATCCCATGGGTATCTCCAGAGCCAGCTTGCAGGCGGGCATTACCATGGGTGAACCAGAGTATTTTCCGGTTCTGGTCGCGCAAAATCCGGACTTGTTACTGCCGCTGCCCGTTGTACCTGGCAATGACCTGACACGCTTGACCCCGCAAGCCCGCTTGAAAAGGCTTGACCCGGATCTGCCAGGCGCCGATGCGATACAGATGATTGATGAACTGACGTTACGCCATGGCGGCGCTGGCCCCCTGTATGAGCAACTGGCCAAATGGGACAGACAACATCAGGCATTGACGAAGACCCTGAACACATGGATCGAAACCCCACCACAGCAGATGGGTGAATCCTCTGTGTGGATTGCAGCCACCGAGCGTCGTCAGGCGGCTGACCGGATAATGGCGTGCTGGAGGCAGAACCTCCGCGGGGCGCAGGCCGTGGAGAGCGCATCGGGAGGTTATATCCTTGATCTGTCCGATAACCCCTTGGGCAATCTCCCGGCTCTACCCGCCGACTTCGCTCATGTCGGTGCGTTGAACCTGAACAACGTGTATCTGAGAGAAGAGGGGCTAAGCGATTTCCTCGGCGCGTTTACTCATGTTCATACCTTGGCGCTGAATGCCAACGCATTGAGTGCCTTGCCAGAGTCCGTGACCTCATTGAACAGCCTCAAGCGACTTTCTGCGGTCAATAACCGTTTGTCCAATGCGCCTCAGCTCCAGCGTCAGCTTGCAGGATTGAGCAACCTGGAGTCATTGAACCTGGCGGAAAACTGGCTTGAGTCGCTGGATGTCAGCCCTCTTACCCGTTTGCAGGCCCTCGATCTGAGTGGCAATCGCCTGGTCATGTGGCCGCAGGGAGCGCTTCAGCTCCCCTCGCTCAGCGCACTGGATTTGCGCGACAACATGATCGAGTCCATTCCGCCGCTCCTGATGGCCGACGAGCGCAGGGTATTGCGTGCGGGCACGAATCTGGCGAGCAACGAAACTCTGGATGCCGCGAGCCTGCTAATGCTGCGTAATCAGGTGCAGGCGGGCGAGCAGATAGTGGGATGGACGCCTGAAGAGATTGACGAGGCGTTGGAGCCGTTTAACCGCAGTAGCGACAGCGGCGGCTTTACCGACAGCGATAGTGATGACTCGATCGCAAGTGACGTAGAGGTGGATATGGATGAGGTGACAGGTACCGGCGCCCGTGAGCGATGGATCGCTCTATCAGCAGCCGACTCAGAGGAATTGATACGGATATGGAATGACTTCGAGCAAGCGCAAAACAATCGGTTCTTCTTCAATCTGCTGAGCAAAATGGAAGGTACGACAGACTTCCTGACGGGACGTGCTGATCTTGTGCGGCGGGTCCATACCGTACTGAGGGTGGCCGATAGCGACGCAGGTCTGAGGGATACGATATTCGAAATGGCGAGGTCTGGCGCAACCTGCGTTGATGGTCAAATCCTGTTGTTCAGCGATATAGAAGTGAAGGCTTTCGAATTTGAGACCGCGAAGTCAATTTCCCCGGGCCAACAAGGCAACGTCTTGTTCAGACTTGGCAGGAGCCTGTTTCGCCTGGGGAAAGTCGAGGAAATCGCTAACCGTGACATTGTCCAGCGACAGGCACAGCGCCGTTCAACTGATCCGGCGGAAGTGCGGTTAGCCTATCGCATCGGCCTTGCCGAGCGACTTGAGTTGCCGGGGCAACCAAGAGGTATGCGCTACAGCGGCAACGTTTCGTCTGCCATGCTGGATGCGGCCCATGCTGAAGTGATCGCGGCAGAACAATCATCGGCATTTCTTGATGATTTGGTCGGCCGCAAGTACTGGAGCGACTATTTGAAGGACAAATACCCTGAACGGTTCGCCCAGGTGCGAGAGGGTTTCGCAGCCAGAGAGCATGATGTAGACGAGGCGTATCCAAATTACGGCGAAGGCGCGCAGGAGCAGTACAAAACCGCCATGCAGGCGATAGAGGCAGACCTTCTCTTCGAGCAAGGGAAGTTGGTGCGCGAATTGTCTGAAAAAGAACGGACGCTGGTGGGGTTGTAG